In the genome of Streptomyces sp. V2I9, one region contains:
- the hisH gene encoding imidazole glycerol phosphate synthase subunit HisH, with translation MTDTKKVVVFDYGFGNVRSAERALARVGADVEITRDFDRAMAADGLLVPGVGAFAACMEGLKRARGDWIIGRRLSGGRPVMGICVGMQILFERGIEHGVETEGLDEWPGTVGPLKADVVPHMGWNTVEAPEDSRLFAGLDADARYYFVHSYAAHDWSLEVTNAKIRAPRVTWSTYGERFVAAVENGALWATQFHPEKSGDAGAQLLTNWIETL, from the coding sequence ATGACCGACACCAAGAAGGTCGTCGTCTTCGACTACGGCTTCGGCAACGTCCGTTCCGCCGAGCGGGCCCTCGCCCGCGTCGGCGCGGACGTCGAGATCACCCGCGACTTCGACCGCGCCATGGCCGCCGACGGGCTGCTCGTCCCCGGCGTCGGCGCGTTCGCCGCCTGCATGGAGGGGCTGAAGCGCGCCCGCGGCGACTGGATCATCGGCCGCAGGCTCTCCGGCGGCCGCCCCGTCATGGGCATCTGCGTCGGGATGCAGATCCTGTTCGAGCGCGGCATCGAGCACGGCGTGGAGACCGAGGGCCTGGACGAATGGCCCGGCACGGTCGGCCCCCTGAAGGCCGACGTCGTTCCCCACATGGGGTGGAACACCGTCGAGGCCCCCGAGGACTCCCGGCTCTTCGCCGGTCTGGACGCCGACGCGCGCTATTACTTCGTGCACTCCTACGCGGCGCACGACTGGTCCCTCGAAGTCACCAACGCCAAGATCCGGGCCCCCCGGGTCACGTGGTCCACGTACGGCGAACGGTTCGTGGCCGCCGTGGAGAACGGCGCGCTGTGGGCCACCCAGTTCCACCCCGAGAAGTCCGGCGACGCCGGCGCCCAGCTGCTGACCAACTGGATCGAGACGCTGTAA
- a CDS encoding LON peptidase substrate-binding domain-containing protein has product MTTARLPLFPLNAVLFPGLVLPLNVFEERYRAMMRELLKSDEDEPRRFVVVAIRDGRETAATGTGMPDPAAPAPIIERAPAEGFGPDPIQTFHRVGCVADAATIRERADGSFEVLATGTTRVRLLSVESSGPYLTAEVEDVTEEPPGEDEGDEAGALSEGVLRAFRAYQKRLAGASERSLATGAELPDDPSVVSYLVAAATVLDVPTKQRLLQAPDTATRLREELTLLRKETAVIRHLPSLPAADLTRAPTHPN; this is encoded by the coding sequence GTGACCACCGCCCGCCTTCCCCTCTTCCCGCTCAACGCGGTGCTGTTCCCCGGCCTGGTGCTGCCTCTCAACGTCTTCGAGGAGCGGTACCGCGCCATGATGCGGGAGCTGCTGAAAAGTGACGAGGACGAGCCTCGCCGCTTCGTCGTGGTCGCGATCCGCGACGGCCGCGAGACGGCCGCGACGGGCACCGGCATGCCGGACCCCGCCGCGCCCGCCCCGATCATCGAGCGCGCCCCGGCCGAGGGCTTCGGCCCCGATCCGATCCAGACCTTCCACCGGGTCGGCTGTGTGGCCGACGCGGCGACGATCCGCGAGCGCGCCGACGGCAGCTTCGAGGTCCTGGCCACCGGCACCACGCGGGTGAGGCTGCTGTCCGTCGAGTCGAGCGGCCCGTATCTGACCGCCGAGGTCGAGGACGTCACGGAGGAACCGCCCGGCGAGGACGAGGGGGACGAGGCGGGAGCGCTCTCCGAGGGCGTCCTGCGGGCCTTCCGCGCCTACCAGAAGCGGCTGGCCGGGGCGAGCGAACGCTCGCTGGCGACCGGCGCCGAGCTGCCCGACGACCCGTCGGTGGTCTCCTACCTGGTCGCCGCGGCCACGGTCCTGGACGTCCCCACCAAGCAGCGGCTGCTCCAGGCCCCGGACACCGCGACCCGGCTGCGCGAGGAACTGACGCTGCTGCGCAAGGAGACCGCGGTCATCCGGCATCTGCCCTCGCTGCCCGCGGCCGACCTGACGCGGGCCCCCACCCACCCCAACTGA
- the ybaK gene encoding Cys-tRNA(Pro) deacylase translates to MAKKPKKQAGGTPATVALSTAGTAFTVHAYDHDPASPSYGEEAAEALGVSPDRVFKTLVADVDGELTVAVVPVAGSLDLKALASAVGGKRATMADPAAAERTTGYVRGGISPLGQRKRLRTVLDASARAHATICVSAGRRGLEVELAATDLAELTGAVFAEIARGA, encoded by the coding sequence GTGGCGAAGAAGCCGAAGAAGCAGGCGGGCGGCACCCCCGCCACCGTCGCTCTGAGCACGGCGGGCACGGCCTTCACGGTCCACGCGTACGACCACGACCCGGCGTCCCCCTCGTACGGCGAGGAGGCCGCCGAGGCTCTGGGCGTCTCCCCCGACCGGGTCTTCAAGACCCTGGTCGCGGACGTGGACGGCGAGCTGACGGTCGCGGTGGTCCCGGTGGCCGGCTCGCTGGACCTCAAGGCGCTGGCGTCGGCGGTCGGCGGCAAACGCGCCACGATGGCGGACCCGGCCGCCGCGGAACGCACCACGGGCTACGTACGCGGCGGCATCTCCCCGCTCGGCCAGCGCAAACGCCTGCGCACGGTCCTGGACGCCTCGGCCCGCGCCCACGCCACGATCTGCGTGTCGGCGGGGCGCCGGGGCCTGGAGGTGGAGCTGGCGGCGACGGACCTGGCGGAGCTGACGGGGGCGGTGTTCGCGGAGATCGCGCGGGGCGCGTGA
- the hisD gene encoding histidinol dehydrogenase: MISRIDLRGDVLPEGGALRDLLPRAEFDVEAALETVRPICEDVRHRGSAAVIEWGEKFDGVRIASVRVPAEALTRALEELDPAVRAALEESIRRARLVHREQRRTTHTTQVVPGGTVTEKWVPVERVGLYVPGGRSVYPSSVVMNVVPAQEAGVEGVAVASPPQKDFGGLPHPTILAACALLGVDEVYAAGGAQAVAMFAYGTGDCPPVNLVTGPGNIYVAAAKRLLKGRIGIDAEAGPTEIAILADATADPAHVAADLISQAEHDPMAAVVLVTDSEELAAATEAELAVQVAATKHVEDRVAPALAGRQSAIVLVSSVEDGLTVVDAYGAEHLEIQTADAAAVADRVRNAGAIFVGPWSPVSLGDYCAGSNHVLPTGGCACHSSGLSVQSFLRGIHIVDYTRDALAEVTHHVVALAEAEDLPAHGAALKARFAEGELDEHRGWKVPQQ; encoded by the coding sequence GTGATCTCTCGAATCGATCTGCGCGGCGACGTCCTCCCCGAGGGCGGAGCCCTGCGCGACCTGCTGCCCCGTGCCGAGTTCGACGTGGAAGCCGCCCTGGAGACGGTACGGCCCATCTGCGAGGACGTACGCCATCGTGGTTCCGCGGCAGTGATCGAGTGGGGAGAGAAGTTCGACGGTGTCCGGATCGCGTCGGTGCGGGTGCCCGCCGAGGCCCTCACCCGCGCCCTGGAGGAGCTGGACCCGGCCGTCCGGGCGGCGCTGGAGGAGTCGATCCGCCGCGCCCGCCTCGTCCACCGCGAACAGCGCCGCACCACGCACACCACCCAGGTCGTCCCCGGCGGCACCGTCACCGAGAAGTGGGTCCCCGTCGAGCGCGTCGGGCTCTACGTCCCCGGAGGCCGCTCGGTCTACCCCTCCTCGGTCGTGATGAACGTCGTCCCGGCCCAGGAGGCGGGCGTCGAGGGCGTCGCCGTCGCCTCCCCGCCGCAGAAGGACTTCGGCGGCCTGCCGCACCCCACGATCCTCGCCGCCTGCGCCCTGCTCGGCGTCGACGAGGTGTACGCGGCGGGCGGCGCCCAGGCCGTCGCGATGTTCGCGTACGGCACCGGGGACTGCCCCCCCGTCAACCTGGTCACCGGCCCCGGCAACATCTACGTCGCCGCCGCCAAACGCCTCCTCAAGGGCCGTATCGGCATCGACGCCGAGGCCGGGCCCACCGAGATCGCGATCCTCGCGGACGCCACCGCCGACCCCGCGCACGTCGCCGCCGACCTGATCAGCCAGGCCGAGCACGACCCGATGGCCGCCGTCGTCCTGGTCACCGACTCCGAGGAGCTGGCCGCCGCCACCGAGGCGGAGCTGGCCGTGCAGGTCGCCGCGACCAAGCACGTCGAGGACCGCGTCGCGCCCGCCCTCGCCGGCCGCCAGTCCGCCATCGTCCTGGTCTCCTCGGTCGAGGACGGCCTCACGGTCGTCGACGCCTACGGGGCCGAGCACCTGGAGATCCAGACCGCCGACGCCGCCGCCGTCGCCGACCGGGTCCGCAACGCCGGGGCGATCTTCGTCGGCCCCTGGTCCCCGGTCTCCCTCGGCGACTACTGCGCCGGCTCCAACCACGTCCTGCCCACCGGCGGCTGCGCCTGCCACTCCTCGGGCCTGTCCGTGCAGTCCTTCCTGCGCGGCATCCACATCGTCGACTACACCCGCGACGCGCTCGCCGAGGTCACCCATCACGTCGTGGCCCTCGCCGAGGCGGAGGACCTCCCCGCCCACGGCGCGGCCCTCAAGGCACGTTTTGCCGAAGGCGAACTCGACGAACACCGTGGCTGGAAGGTCCCGCAGCAGTGA
- the priA gene encoding bifunctional 1-(5-phosphoribosyl)-5-((5-phosphoribosylamino)methylideneamino)imidazole-4-carboxamide isomerase/phosphoribosylanthranilate isomerase PriA translates to MPKLELLPAVDVRDGQAVRLVHGESGSETSYGSPLEAALAWQSAGAEWLHLVDLDAAFGTGDNRALIAEVAGAMDIKVELSGGIRDDASLAAALATGCRRVNLGTAALETPEWVAKVIAEHGDKIAVGLDVRGTTLRGRGWTRDGGDLYETLARLDSEGCARYVVTDIAKDGTLQGPNLGLLRDVCAATDRPVVASGGVSSLDDLRAISLLVPEGVEGAIVGKALYAKAFTLEEALKAVAA, encoded by the coding sequence ATGCCGAAGCTTGAACTGCTCCCCGCCGTCGACGTCCGCGACGGCCAGGCCGTCCGCCTCGTCCACGGCGAGTCCGGTTCCGAGACCTCCTACGGCTCCCCGCTGGAGGCCGCCCTCGCCTGGCAGAGCGCCGGCGCCGAGTGGCTGCACCTCGTGGACCTGGACGCCGCCTTCGGGACCGGCGACAACCGCGCCCTGATCGCCGAGGTCGCCGGGGCCATGGACATCAAGGTCGAGCTGTCCGGCGGCATCCGCGACGACGCCTCGCTCGCCGCCGCCCTCGCCACCGGCTGCCGCCGCGTCAACCTCGGCACCGCCGCCCTGGAGACCCCCGAGTGGGTCGCCAAGGTCATCGCCGAGCACGGCGACAAGATCGCCGTCGGCCTCGACGTCCGGGGCACCACCCTGCGCGGCCGGGGCTGGACCCGTGACGGCGGCGACCTGTACGAGACCCTCGCCCGCCTCGACTCCGAGGGCTGCGCCCGCTACGTCGTCACCGACATCGCCAAGGACGGCACCCTCCAGGGCCCCAACCTGGGCCTGCTGCGCGACGTCTGCGCCGCCACCGACCGGCCGGTCGTCGCCTCCGGCGGGGTCTCCTCGCTCGACGACCTCCGCGCGATCTCCCTCCTCGTCCCCGAGGGCGTCGAGGGCGCGATCGTCGGCAAGGCGCTGTACGCCAAGGCGTTCACGCTGGAAGAGGCGCTCAAGGCGGTCGCCGCATGA
- a CDS encoding ABC transporter permease, which produces MTSIIPARTAPSRVRPAPGPSDPASAARTEPAPLAPRARLLPSLAAVYRAQLSRARVARIPLLFVATFQSVGIMILMRGVVDGGAEARAVVAGSSVLVVAFVALNLLAQYFGQLRASGGLDHYATLPVPPAAVVLGAAGAYASFTVPGAVFTAITGSVLFQLPLTHLWVLVAVVPLSGAALAGLGAALGLLAPRPELATLLGQLGMSAALLLGVLPAERLPGPVGWARDLLPSTYGVEALARSFDARPDWGLIAFFLVICAAVGVLSLAVATWAYRRAAVR; this is translated from the coding sequence GTGACGAGCATCATTCCGGCCAGGACCGCACCGTCGCGCGTCCGGCCCGCGCCCGGTCCCTCGGACCCGGCGTCCGCCGCCCGTACGGAACCGGCCCCCCTCGCCCCGCGCGCCCGGCTGCTGCCCTCGCTGGCCGCCGTCTACCGCGCCCAGCTCTCCCGTGCGCGGGTGGCCCGCATCCCCCTGCTGTTCGTGGCGACGTTCCAGTCCGTCGGGATCATGATCCTGATGCGGGGTGTCGTGGACGGCGGCGCGGAGGCGCGTGCCGTGGTCGCGGGTTCCAGCGTCCTGGTCGTCGCGTTCGTCGCGCTCAACCTGCTCGCCCAGTACTTCGGGCAGCTGCGCGCGAGCGGCGGACTCGACCACTACGCGACACTGCCGGTGCCGCCCGCCGCGGTGGTGCTCGGGGCGGCCGGCGCGTACGCCTCGTTCACCGTCCCCGGCGCGGTCTTCACCGCGATCACCGGAAGCGTGCTGTTCCAGCTGCCGCTGACCCATCTGTGGGTCCTGGTCGCCGTCGTCCCGCTCTCCGGCGCCGCCCTGGCCGGGCTCGGCGCGGCGCTCGGGCTGCTCGCCCCGCGCCCGGAACTGGCGACCCTGCTGGGCCAGCTCGGGATGTCGGCCGCCCTGCTGCTCGGGGTCCTGCCCGCCGAGCGGCTGCCGGGGCCGGTGGGCTGGGCGCGCGACCTGCTGCCCTCGACCTACGGGGTCGAGGCGCTGGCCCGCTCCTTCGACGCCCGCCCGGACTGGGGGCTCATCGCGTTCTTCCTGGTGATCTGCGCGGCGGTGGGGGTGCTGTCGCTGGCCGTCGCCACGTGGGCGTACCGGCGCGCGGCCGTACGGTAG
- a CDS encoding oxidoreductase, whose translation MTEPHDGDIPDGLSAAELGMWQSFRNGTTYDLRTYDPTRNDPFAPHAWGPERSVGARTVARLLLSGPPARPGRVAALKLRGVRITGKLDLAGGRVSPYVELTGCRFEQEVVLPECHFTTLRLVGCALPRLEAARLQTEGDLHLPRCRVDRGIRLTDAQIGTDLLINQLSVGPDRHGRAVVGDGMTVAQDLQAEMIETLGELSLRGTKVGGSLSLRGSRLRAAEDRRALNAPQLTVERTLYMTEAWVSVDTGNQGTTPPYGVVYAPTPARGTRSQIFECRGGVRLDDGRFGDAVDLHKARFTLTRQEELSLRRIVTPELRFNAERPEEGRVVLNGAKVVTLIDLSTSWPGPGGLAMGGFVYENLVPYGHFPLSRRLEWVQAATPEYVPEPYERLAAVMRSCGEDADAREVLLAKQRRRRETLPPAAKAWGYLQDWMVAYGYRPGRAAVWMAVLWAAGTAAFAQHDPPSIKGTEHPQWNPALYALDLLIPVINLGQDGYWRMEDAWQWAAAGLVLVGWVLATTVAAGASRMLRRG comes from the coding sequence GTGACCGAGCCGCACGACGGCGACATCCCGGACGGCCTCAGCGCAGCGGAGCTGGGCATGTGGCAGTCCTTCCGCAACGGGACGACCTACGACTTACGGACCTACGACCCGACCCGCAACGACCCGTTCGCCCCGCACGCCTGGGGGCCGGAGCGGAGCGTCGGCGCGCGCACGGTGGCGCGGCTGCTGCTGAGCGGCCCGCCCGCCCGGCCCGGCCGGGTGGCGGCGCTGAAGCTCCGAGGGGTGCGGATCACCGGAAAGCTGGATCTGGCGGGCGGCCGGGTCTCTCCGTACGTGGAGCTGACCGGCTGCCGCTTCGAGCAGGAGGTGGTGCTCCCGGAGTGCCATTTCACGACGTTGCGGCTGGTGGGCTGCGCGCTGCCCCGGCTGGAGGCGGCGCGGCTGCAGACGGAGGGCGATCTGCATCTGCCGCGCTGCCGGGTCGACCGGGGCATCCGGCTGACCGACGCCCAGATCGGGACGGACCTCCTGATCAACCAGCTCAGCGTCGGCCCGGACCGGCACGGGCGGGCCGTCGTCGGGGACGGCATGACGGTCGCGCAGGACCTCCAGGCGGAGATGATCGAGACGCTGGGCGAGCTGAGTCTGCGCGGGACCAAGGTGGGCGGTTCGCTGTCCCTGCGCGGCAGCCGGCTGCGCGCGGCGGAGGACCGCCGGGCGCTGAACGCCCCGCAGCTGACGGTGGAGCGCACGCTCTACATGACCGAGGCGTGGGTGAGCGTCGACACGGGGAACCAGGGCACCACTCCCCCGTACGGCGTGGTCTACGCCCCCACCCCGGCGCGCGGCACCCGGTCGCAGATCTTCGAGTGCCGGGGCGGGGTGCGGCTGGACGACGGGCGGTTCGGGGACGCGGTGGACCTGCACAAGGCCCGGTTCACCCTGACGCGGCAGGAGGAGCTGTCGCTGCGCAGGATCGTCACTCCTGAGCTGCGGTTCAACGCGGAGCGCCCGGAGGAGGGCCGGGTCGTGCTGAACGGCGCGAAGGTGGTGACGCTGATCGACCTGTCGACGAGCTGGCCGGGCCCCGGCGGCCTGGCGATGGGCGGCTTCGTCTACGAGAACCTGGTCCCCTACGGCCACTTCCCGCTCTCCCGGCGGCTGGAGTGGGTGCAGGCCGCGACGCCGGAGTACGTCCCCGAGCCGTACGAGCGGCTGGCTGCGGTGATGCGGAGCTGCGGGGAGGACGCGGACGCGCGCGAGGTGCTGCTGGCCAAGCAGCGCCGCCGCCGCGAGACGCTCCCACCCGCCGCGAAGGCGTGGGGGTACCTCCAGGACTGGATGGTGGCGTACGGCTACCGGCCGGGGCGGGCGGCGGTCTGGATGGCGGTGCTGTGGGCGGCGGGCACGGCGGCCTTCGCGCAGCACGATCCGCCGTCGATCAAGGGCACGGAGCATCCGCAGTGGAACCCGGCCCTGTACGCGCTGGATCTGCTGATCCCGGTGATCAACCTCGGGCAGGACGGCTACTGGCGGATGGAGGACGCCTGGCAGTGGGCCGCGGCCGGTCTGGTGCTGGTGGGATGGGTTCTGGCCACCACGGTGGCGGCGGGAGCCTCCCGGATGCTCCGCAGGGGCTGA
- the hisB gene encoding imidazoleglycerol-phosphate dehydratase HisB, translated as MSPRVGRVERTTKETSVLVEIDLDGTGKVDVATGVGFYDHMLDQLGRHGLFDLTVKTEGDLHIDSHHTIEDTALALGAAFKQALGDKVGIYRFGNCTVPLDESLAQVTVDLSGRPYLVHTEPENMAPMIGAYDTTMTRHILESFVAQAQIALHVHVPYGRNAHHIVECQFKALARALRYAAEHDPRAAGILPSTKGAL; from the coding sequence ATGAGCCCCCGCGTAGGCCGCGTGGAACGCACCACCAAGGAAACGTCCGTGCTCGTCGAGATCGACCTCGACGGCACCGGAAAGGTCGACGTCGCCACCGGGGTCGGCTTCTACGACCACATGCTCGACCAGCTCGGCCGCCACGGCCTCTTCGACCTCACGGTCAAGACCGAGGGCGACCTGCACATCGACAGCCACCACACCATCGAGGACACCGCCCTCGCGCTGGGCGCCGCCTTCAAGCAGGCCCTCGGCGACAAGGTCGGCATCTACCGCTTCGGCAACTGCACCGTCCCGCTGGACGAGTCGCTCGCCCAGGTCACCGTGGACCTCTCCGGCCGCCCCTACCTGGTGCACACCGAGCCCGAGAACATGGCCCCCATGATCGGCGCGTACGACACGACGATGACCCGGCACATCCTGGAGTCCTTCGTCGCCCAGGCGCAGATCGCCCTGCACGTCCACGTCCCGTACGGGCGCAACGCCCACCACATCGTCGAGTGCCAGTTCAAGGCGCTCGCCCGCGCCCTGCGCTACGCCGCCGAGCACGACCCGCGCGCGGCCGGCATCCTGCCCTCCACGAAGGGTGCCCTGTGA
- a CDS encoding histidinol-phosphate transaminase produces MTNDPAPRDARDELPVRDELRGRSPYGAPQLDVPVRLNTNENPYPLPEALVERIAERVREAARGLNRYPDRDAVELRTELARYLTRTAGHQVTAAHVWAANGSNEVLQQLLQTFGGPGRTAIGFEPSYSMHALISRGTGTGWISGPRDDDFTIDVDAARAAIAEHRPEVVFITSPNNPTGTAVGADTVLALYEAAQAAGPSIVVVDEAYGEFSHHPSLLPLIEGRRHLILSRTMSKAFGAAGLRLGYLAADPAVVDAVQLVRLPYHLSSVTQATALAALEHTDTLLGYVAQLKGERDRLVAELRAIGYEVTDSDANFVQFGRFDDSHAVWQQILDRGVLVRDNGVPGRLRVTAGTPEENDAFLDAVRELKKEHDA; encoded by the coding sequence GTGACGAACGACCCCGCCCCCCGCGACGCCCGGGACGAGCTGCCCGTCCGCGACGAACTGCGCGGCCGGTCCCCGTACGGAGCGCCCCAGCTCGACGTCCCCGTACGCCTCAACACCAACGAGAACCCCTATCCGCTGCCCGAGGCCCTGGTCGAGCGGATCGCCGAGCGCGTCCGCGAGGCCGCCCGCGGCCTCAACCGCTACCCCGACCGGGACGCCGTCGAACTCCGCACCGAGCTGGCCCGCTACCTGACGCGGACCGCCGGACACCAGGTCACGGCCGCCCACGTCTGGGCCGCCAACGGCTCCAACGAGGTCCTCCAGCAACTGCTCCAGACCTTCGGCGGACCCGGCCGCACCGCGATCGGCTTCGAACCCTCGTACTCCATGCACGCCCTGATCTCACGGGGCACCGGCACCGGCTGGATCTCCGGGCCGCGCGACGACGACTTCACCATCGACGTGGACGCCGCCCGCGCCGCCATCGCCGAGCACCGGCCCGAGGTCGTCTTCATCACCTCGCCCAACAACCCCACCGGCACCGCCGTCGGGGCCGACACCGTCCTCGCCCTGTACGAAGCGGCCCAGGCGGCCGGACCCTCGATCGTCGTCGTCGACGAGGCGTACGGAGAGTTCAGCCACCACCCCTCGCTGCTCCCCCTGATCGAGGGCCGCCGCCACCTGATCCTCTCCCGGACCATGTCCAAGGCGTTCGGCGCGGCGGGGCTCCGCCTCGGCTACCTCGCCGCCGACCCGGCCGTGGTCGACGCCGTCCAGCTGGTCCGGCTGCCCTACCACCTCTCCTCCGTCACCCAGGCCACCGCCCTCGCAGCGCTGGAGCACACCGATACGCTGCTGGGGTACGTCGCCCAGCTCAAGGGCGAGCGCGACCGGCTGGTGGCCGAGCTGCGCGCCATCGGTTACGAGGTCACCGACTCGGACGCCAACTTCGTCCAGTTCGGCCGCTTCGACGACAGCCACGCCGTCTGGCAGCAGATCCTCGACCGGGGCGTCCTGGTCCGGGACAACGGCGTACCGGGCCGGCTGCGGGTCACCGCCGGCACCCCGGAAGAGAACGACGCGTTCCTCGATGCGGTACGCGAACTGAAGAAGGAGCACGACGCATGA
- the hisF gene encoding imidazole glycerol phosphate synthase subunit HisF yields the protein MSLAVRVIPCLDVDNGRVVKGVNFQNLRDAGDPVEMATLYDAEGADELTFLDITASSGDRETTYDVVRRTAEQVFIPLTVGGGVRTADDVDKLLRAGADKVGVNTAAIARPDLIREIAERFGRQVLVLSVDARRTPQGTFEVTTHGGRKGTGLDAVEWAHRAAELGAGEILLNSMDADGTKDGYDTEMIEAVRRHVSVPLIASGGAGGLADFAPAIGAGADAVLAASVFHFGDLRISEVKGALREAGHPVR from the coding sequence ATGAGTCTCGCCGTACGGGTCATCCCCTGCCTGGACGTCGACAACGGCCGGGTCGTCAAGGGCGTCAACTTCCAGAACCTGCGCGACGCGGGCGACCCCGTCGAGATGGCCACGCTGTACGACGCCGAGGGCGCCGACGAGCTGACCTTCCTGGACATCACCGCCTCCAGCGGCGACCGCGAGACGACGTACGACGTGGTCCGCCGCACCGCCGAGCAGGTCTTCATCCCGCTCACGGTCGGCGGCGGCGTCCGCACCGCGGACGACGTCGACAAGCTGCTGCGCGCCGGGGCCGACAAGGTCGGCGTCAACACGGCCGCCATCGCCCGCCCCGACCTCATCCGTGAGATCGCCGAACGCTTCGGACGCCAGGTCCTGGTGCTCTCCGTGGACGCCCGCCGCACCCCGCAGGGCACCTTCGAGGTCACCACGCACGGCGGCCGCAAGGGCACCGGCCTCGACGCCGTCGAGTGGGCCCACCGGGCCGCCGAGCTGGGAGCGGGGGAGATCCTGCTCAACTCGATGGACGCCGACGGCACGAAGGACGGCTACGACACCGAGATGATCGAGGCGGTGCGGAGGCACGTCTCCGTCCCCCTCATCGCCTCCGGAGGCGCCGGCGGCCTCGCCGACTTCGCCCCGGCGATCGGCGCGGGAGCCGACGCGGTGCTCGCCGCCTCCGTCTTCCACTTCGGTGACCTCCGCATCTCCGAGGTCAAGGGCGCGCTGCGGGAGGCGGGCCACCCGGTCCGCTGA
- a CDS encoding RidA family protein, which translates to MSGAPASVRRISTGAPREEKFGYSRAVELPNGLVLVAGCTSVINGEIAAGSPYEQAVTSFDVAFAALEQVGLGREDVVRTRMYITHARDVEEVGRAHKELFDAVRPAASMIIVSGFVDPSLVVEVEVEAYRGGAR; encoded by the coding sequence ATGAGCGGCGCCCCCGCCTCCGTACGCCGGATCTCCACCGGCGCCCCCCGGGAGGAGAAGTTCGGCTACTCGCGCGCCGTCGAACTCCCGAACGGGCTCGTCCTGGTGGCCGGCTGCACCTCCGTGATCAACGGCGAGATCGCCGCGGGCTCCCCGTACGAGCAGGCCGTCACCTCCTTCGACGTCGCGTTCGCCGCGCTGGAGCAGGTGGGCCTCGGCCGCGAGGACGTCGTCCGCACCCGGATGTACATCACGCACGCGCGGGACGTGGAGGAGGTCGGCCGCGCCCACAAGGAGCTGTTCGACGCCGTGCGCCCCGCCGCCTCGATGATCATCGTGTCCGGCTTCGTGGACCCGAGCCTGGTCGTCGAGGTCGAGGTCGAGGCGTACCGGGGAGGTGCCCGATGA
- a CDS encoding ABC transporter permease — protein MAWHDGTVTAPLTPPDQPGPHDPWQAPPSGSHPTPSSGSPDDPDTATELRQAALVAVLVALSGIALGLLWLWLAPRVPLVSDDTAVFLKNSEGEEAIGADGTFVLLALGFGVLTAAAVFWRLRRGGVLVVMGLALGALLASLIAWRVGVWLGPSSDVVGRAKEAGRGVTFDAPLELHAVWAAVLAWPFAAMAVHLLLTAAFGPRDPEPEWAGFSGYYDGAVQGPLAGPGSASGPSGGSPSPPSAGGGGAA, from the coding sequence GTGGCCTGGCACGATGGCACGGTGACCGCACCTCTGACGCCGCCCGACCAGCCCGGCCCCCACGACCCGTGGCAGGCCCCGCCCTCCGGCTCCCACCCCACGCCCTCCTCGGGCTCGCCGGACGACCCGGACACGGCGACGGAACTCCGTCAGGCCGCCCTCGTCGCGGTCCTGGTCGCGCTCTCGGGCATCGCGCTCGGGCTGCTGTGGCTGTGGCTCGCGCCGCGCGTCCCGCTGGTCTCGGACGACACGGCCGTCTTCCTGAAGAACAGCGAGGGCGAGGAGGCGATCGGGGCGGACGGAACGTTCGTGCTGCTGGCCCTCGGCTTCGGCGTGCTCACGGCGGCGGCCGTCTTCTGGCGGCTGCGGCGCGGAGGCGTCCTCGTGGTCATGGGGCTGGCCCTGGGCGCGCTGCTCGCCTCGCTGATCGCGTGGCGGGTCGGCGTCTGGCTCGGACCGTCCTCCGACGTGGTGGGGCGGGCCAAGGAGGCGGGCCGGGGCGTGACGTTCGACGCTCCGCTGGAGTTGCACGCGGTGTGGGCGGCGGTGCTGGCGTGGCCGTTCGCGGCGATGGCGGTCCATCTGCTGCTGACGGCGGCGTTCGGACCGCGGGACCCGGAGCCGGAGTGGGCGGGGTTCTCGGGGTACTACGACGGGGCCGTGCAGGGGCCCCTCGCGGGGCCGGGGTCGGCTTCCGGGCCGTCCGGAGGGTCGCCGTCGCCGCCGTCCGCGGGTGGGGGCGGGGCGGCCTAG